The following are encoded together in the Syngnathus typhle isolate RoL2023-S1 ecotype Sweden linkage group LG5, RoL_Styp_1.0, whole genome shotgun sequence genome:
- the camk2b1 gene encoding calcium/calmodulin-dependent protein kinase (CaM kinase) II beta 1 isoform X10, translated as MATTTCTRFTDEYQLYEELGKGAFSVVRRCVKLCTGQEYAAKIINTKKLSARDHQKLEREARICRLLKHPNIVRLHDSISEEGFHYLLFDLVTGGELFEDIVAREYYSEADASHCIQQILEAVLHCHQMGVVHRDLKPENLLLASKCKNAAVKLADFGLAIEVQGDQQAWFGFAGTPGYLSPEVLRKEAYGKPVDIWACGVILYILLVGYPPFWDEDQHKLYQQIKAGAYDFPSPEWDTVTPEAKNLINQMLTINPARRITAQEALKHPWVCQRSTVASMMHRQETVECLKKFNARRKLKGAILTTMLVSRNFSVGSRQTTAPASALPVSVSAGTTAGTAAGLVEQAAKTLLNKKADVKESSDSSNTTVEDEDVKARKQEIIKITEQLIEAINNGDFDAYAKICDPGLTSFEPEALGNLVEGMDFHRFYFDNLLSKNDKPIHTTILNPHVHLIGEDAACIAYIRLTQFVDGQGRPQSSQSEETRVWHRREAKWQNIHFHCSGAPAAPLQ; from the exons ATGGCTACGACAACCTGTACAAGATTCACGGACGAGTATCAACTCTATGAGGAGCTTGGCAA gGGCGCCTTTTCAGTGGTGCGTCGTTGCGTGAAGCTATGCACGGGACAGGAGTATGCGGCCAAAATCATCAACACCAAAAAGTTATCGGCCAGAG ATCACCAGAAGTTGGAACGAGAGGCTCGCATCTGTCGCCTGCTCAAACATCCCAACATCG TTCGTCTTCATGACAGCATATCAGAGGAGGGCTTCCACTATCTGCTCTTTGACTT GGTGACCGGAGGTGAATTGTTTGAAGACATCGTTGCCCGAGAATACTACAGTGAGGCCGACGCCAG CCACTGCATCCAGCAGATCCTGGAGGCCGTGCTTCACTGCCATCAAATGGGGGTTGTTCACCGAGATCTGAAG CCAGAGAACCTGCTCCTGGCCAGCAAATGCAAGAACGCGGCGGTGAAGCTGGCTGACTTTGGCCTGGCCATCGAGGTGCAGGGGGACCAGCAGGCCTGGTTTG GTTTTGCTGGTACACCAGGGTACCTGTCCCCTGAGGTCTTGAGGAAGGAGGCATATGGTAAACCTGTGGACATCTGGGCCTGTG GGGTGATCCTGTACATCCTGCTGGTGGGTTACCCTCCTTTCTGGGACGAGGACCAGCACAAGCTGTACCAGCAGATCAAGGCCGGAGCCTACGAT TTCCCTTCTCCAGAATGGGACACGGTAACCCCGGAGGCCAAAAACCTGATCAACCAGATGCTGACCATCAACCCAGCCAGAAGGATCACCGCCCAGGAAGCCCTCAAGCACCCGTGGGTCTGC CAACGCTCCACGGTGGCTTCCATGATGCACAGACAGGAGACAGTGGAGTGCCTGAAGAAGTTCAATGCCAGGAGGAAACTCAAG GGAGCCATCCTCACCACCATGCTGGTCTCTCGGAATTTCTCCG TGGGCAGCCGGCAGACCACCGCTCCGGCCTCTGCGCTTCCGGTCTCTGTCAGCGCCGGTACCACAGCGGGTACCGCCGCGGGGTTGGTGGAACAAG CAGCCAAGACTTTGCTGAACAAGAAGGCCGACGTGAAG GAATCATCGGACAGCAGCAACACCACTGTGGAAGATGAAGATGTGAAAG CCCGCAAACAGGAAATCATCAAGATCACCGAGCAGCTCATCGAGGCCATCAACAATGGAGATTTCGACGCTTACGC TAAAATCTGCGACCCGGGCTTGACTTCCTTTGAACCGGAGGCACTGGGCAATTTGGTGGAAGGGATGGACTTCCACAGGTTCTACTTTGACAACC tgctGTCAAAAAACGACAAGCCGATCCATACCACCATCCTGAACCCTCACGTGCACCTGATCGGCGAAGATGCCGCCTGCATCGCGTACATTCGCCTCACGCAGTTTGTGGACGGGCAGGGCCGGCCGCAATCCAGTCAGTCTGAGGAGACCCGAGTGTGGCACCGCAGGGAGGCCAAGTGGCAGAACATACACTTCCACTGCTCCGGAGCACCAGCCGCCCCGCTGCAGTAG
- the camk2b1 gene encoding calcium/calmodulin-dependent protein kinase (CaM kinase) II beta 1 isoform X9, with the protein MATTTCTRFTDEYQLYEELGKGAFSVVRRCVKLCTGQEYAAKIINTKKLSARDHQKLEREARICRLLKHPNIVRLHDSISEEGFHYLLFDLVTGGELFEDIVAREYYSEADASHCIQQILEAVLHCHQMGVVHRDLKPENLLLASKCKNAAVKLADFGLAIEVQGDQQAWFGFAGTPGYLSPEVLRKEAYGKPVDIWACGVILYILLVGYPPFWDEDQHKLYQQIKAGAYDFPSPEWDTVTPEAKNLINQMLTINPARRITAQEALKHPWVCQRSTVASMMHRQETVECLKKFNARRKLKGAILTTMLVSRNFSAAKTLLNKKADVKPQTNSKNSIVTSPKGNIPSPALEPQTTVIHNPVDGTKESSDSSNTTVEDEDVKARKQEIIKITEQLIEAINNGDFDAYAKICDPGLTSFEPEALGNLVEGMDFHRFYFDNLLSKNDKPIHTTILNPHVHLIGEDAACIAYIRLTQFVDGQGRPQSSQSEETRVWHRREAKWQNIHFHCSGAPAAPLQ; encoded by the exons ATGGCTACGACAACCTGTACAAGATTCACGGACGAGTATCAACTCTATGAGGAGCTTGGCAA gGGCGCCTTTTCAGTGGTGCGTCGTTGCGTGAAGCTATGCACGGGACAGGAGTATGCGGCCAAAATCATCAACACCAAAAAGTTATCGGCCAGAG ATCACCAGAAGTTGGAACGAGAGGCTCGCATCTGTCGCCTGCTCAAACATCCCAACATCG TTCGTCTTCATGACAGCATATCAGAGGAGGGCTTCCACTATCTGCTCTTTGACTT GGTGACCGGAGGTGAATTGTTTGAAGACATCGTTGCCCGAGAATACTACAGTGAGGCCGACGCCAG CCACTGCATCCAGCAGATCCTGGAGGCCGTGCTTCACTGCCATCAAATGGGGGTTGTTCACCGAGATCTGAAG CCAGAGAACCTGCTCCTGGCCAGCAAATGCAAGAACGCGGCGGTGAAGCTGGCTGACTTTGGCCTGGCCATCGAGGTGCAGGGGGACCAGCAGGCCTGGTTTG GTTTTGCTGGTACACCAGGGTACCTGTCCCCTGAGGTCTTGAGGAAGGAGGCATATGGTAAACCTGTGGACATCTGGGCCTGTG GGGTGATCCTGTACATCCTGCTGGTGGGTTACCCTCCTTTCTGGGACGAGGACCAGCACAAGCTGTACCAGCAGATCAAGGCCGGAGCCTACGAT TTCCCTTCTCCAGAATGGGACACGGTAACCCCGGAGGCCAAAAACCTGATCAACCAGATGCTGACCATCAACCCAGCCAGAAGGATCACCGCCCAGGAAGCCCTCAAGCACCCGTGGGTCTGC CAACGCTCCACGGTGGCTTCCATGATGCACAGACAGGAGACAGTGGAGTGCCTGAAGAAGTTCAATGCCAGGAGGAAACTCAAG GGAGCCATCCTCACCACCATGCTGGTCTCTCGGAATTTCTCCG CAGCCAAGACTTTGCTGAACAAGAAGGCCGACGTGAAG CCTCAGACAAACAGCAAAAACAGCATAGTCACCAGCCCCAAGGGAAACATCCCTTCACCTGCTCTG GAGCCCCAGACCACCGTCATCCATAACCCGGTGGACGGGACTAAG GAATCATCGGACAGCAGCAACACCACTGTGGAAGATGAAGATGTGAAAG CCCGCAAACAGGAAATCATCAAGATCACCGAGCAGCTCATCGAGGCCATCAACAATGGAGATTTCGACGCTTACGC TAAAATCTGCGACCCGGGCTTGACTTCCTTTGAACCGGAGGCACTGGGCAATTTGGTGGAAGGGATGGACTTCCACAGGTTCTACTTTGACAACC tgctGTCAAAAAACGACAAGCCGATCCATACCACCATCCTGAACCCTCACGTGCACCTGATCGGCGAAGATGCCGCCTGCATCGCGTACATTCGCCTCACGCAGTTTGTGGACGGGCAGGGCCGGCCGCAATCCAGTCAGTCTGAGGAGACCCGAGTGTGGCACCGCAGGGAGGCCAAGTGGCAGAACATACACTTCCACTGCTCCGGAGCACCAGCCGCCCCGCTGCAGTAG
- the camk2b1 gene encoding calcium/calmodulin-dependent protein kinase (CaM kinase) II beta 1 isoform X14, whose amino-acid sequence MATTTCTRFTDEYQLYEELGKGAFSVVRRCVKLCTGQEYAAKIINTKKLSARDHQKLEREARICRLLKHPNIVRLHDSISEEGFHYLLFDLVTGGELFEDIVAREYYSEADASHCIQQILEAVLHCHQMGVVHRDLKPENLLLASKCKNAAVKLADFGLAIEVQGDQQAWFGFAGTPGYLSPEVLRKEAYGKPVDIWACGVILYILLVGYPPFWDEDQHKLYQQIKAGAYDFPSPEWDTVTPEAKNLINQMLTINPARRITAQEALKHPWVCQRSTVASMMHRQETVECLKKFNARRKLKGAILTTMLVSRNFSAAKTLLNKKADVKKRKSSSTVQYMESSDSSNTTVEDEDVKARKQEIIKITEQLIEAINNGDFDAYAKICDPGLTSFEPEALGNLVEGMDFHRFYFDNLLSKNDKPIHTTILNPHVHLIGEDAACIAYIRLTQFVDGQGRPQSSQSEETRVWHRREAKWQNIHFHCSGAPAAPLQ is encoded by the exons ATGGCTACGACAACCTGTACAAGATTCACGGACGAGTATCAACTCTATGAGGAGCTTGGCAA gGGCGCCTTTTCAGTGGTGCGTCGTTGCGTGAAGCTATGCACGGGACAGGAGTATGCGGCCAAAATCATCAACACCAAAAAGTTATCGGCCAGAG ATCACCAGAAGTTGGAACGAGAGGCTCGCATCTGTCGCCTGCTCAAACATCCCAACATCG TTCGTCTTCATGACAGCATATCAGAGGAGGGCTTCCACTATCTGCTCTTTGACTT GGTGACCGGAGGTGAATTGTTTGAAGACATCGTTGCCCGAGAATACTACAGTGAGGCCGACGCCAG CCACTGCATCCAGCAGATCCTGGAGGCCGTGCTTCACTGCCATCAAATGGGGGTTGTTCACCGAGATCTGAAG CCAGAGAACCTGCTCCTGGCCAGCAAATGCAAGAACGCGGCGGTGAAGCTGGCTGACTTTGGCCTGGCCATCGAGGTGCAGGGGGACCAGCAGGCCTGGTTTG GTTTTGCTGGTACACCAGGGTACCTGTCCCCTGAGGTCTTGAGGAAGGAGGCATATGGTAAACCTGTGGACATCTGGGCCTGTG GGGTGATCCTGTACATCCTGCTGGTGGGTTACCCTCCTTTCTGGGACGAGGACCAGCACAAGCTGTACCAGCAGATCAAGGCCGGAGCCTACGAT TTCCCTTCTCCAGAATGGGACACGGTAACCCCGGAGGCCAAAAACCTGATCAACCAGATGCTGACCATCAACCCAGCCAGAAGGATCACCGCCCAGGAAGCCCTCAAGCACCCGTGGGTCTGC CAACGCTCCACGGTGGCTTCCATGATGCACAGACAGGAGACAGTGGAGTGCCTGAAGAAGTTCAATGCCAGGAGGAAACTCAAG GGAGCCATCCTCACCACCATGCTGGTCTCTCGGAATTTCTCCG CAGCCAAGACTTTGCTGAACAAGAAGGCCGACGTGAAG AAACGCAAGTCCAGCTCGACTGTGCAGTATATG GAATCATCGGACAGCAGCAACACCACTGTGGAAGATGAAGATGTGAAAG CCCGCAAACAGGAAATCATCAAGATCACCGAGCAGCTCATCGAGGCCATCAACAATGGAGATTTCGACGCTTACGC TAAAATCTGCGACCCGGGCTTGACTTCCTTTGAACCGGAGGCACTGGGCAATTTGGTGGAAGGGATGGACTTCCACAGGTTCTACTTTGACAACC tgctGTCAAAAAACGACAAGCCGATCCATACCACCATCCTGAACCCTCACGTGCACCTGATCGGCGAAGATGCCGCCTGCATCGCGTACATTCGCCTCACGCAGTTTGTGGACGGGCAGGGCCGGCCGCAATCCAGTCAGTCTGAGGAGACCCGAGTGTGGCACCGCAGGGAGGCCAAGTGGCAGAACATACACTTCCACTGCTCCGGAGCACCAGCCGCCCCGCTGCAGTAG
- the camk2b1 gene encoding calcium/calmodulin-dependent protein kinase (CaM kinase) II beta 1 isoform X8, translated as MATTTCTRFTDEYQLYEELGKGAFSVVRRCVKLCTGQEYAAKIINTKKLSARDHQKLEREARICRLLKHPNIVRLHDSISEEGFHYLLFDLVTGGELFEDIVAREYYSEADASHCIQQILEAVLHCHQMGVVHRDLKPENLLLASKCKNAAVKLADFGLAIEVQGDQQAWFGFAGTPGYLSPEVLRKEAYGKPVDIWACGVILYILLVGYPPFWDEDQHKLYQQIKAGAYDFPSPEWDTVTPEAKNLINQMLTINPARRITAQEALKHPWVCQRSTVASMMHRQETVECLKKFNARRKLKGAILTTMLVSRNFSVGSRQTTAPASALPVSVSAGTTAGTAAGLVEQAAKTLLNKKADVKKRKSSSTVQYMESSDSSNTTVEDEDVKARKQEIIKITEQLIEAINNGDFDAYAKICDPGLTSFEPEALGNLVEGMDFHRFYFDNLLSKNDKPIHTTILNPHVHLIGEDAACIAYIRLTQFVDGQGRPQSSQSEETRVWHRREAKWQNIHFHCSGAPAAPLQ; from the exons ATGGCTACGACAACCTGTACAAGATTCACGGACGAGTATCAACTCTATGAGGAGCTTGGCAA gGGCGCCTTTTCAGTGGTGCGTCGTTGCGTGAAGCTATGCACGGGACAGGAGTATGCGGCCAAAATCATCAACACCAAAAAGTTATCGGCCAGAG ATCACCAGAAGTTGGAACGAGAGGCTCGCATCTGTCGCCTGCTCAAACATCCCAACATCG TTCGTCTTCATGACAGCATATCAGAGGAGGGCTTCCACTATCTGCTCTTTGACTT GGTGACCGGAGGTGAATTGTTTGAAGACATCGTTGCCCGAGAATACTACAGTGAGGCCGACGCCAG CCACTGCATCCAGCAGATCCTGGAGGCCGTGCTTCACTGCCATCAAATGGGGGTTGTTCACCGAGATCTGAAG CCAGAGAACCTGCTCCTGGCCAGCAAATGCAAGAACGCGGCGGTGAAGCTGGCTGACTTTGGCCTGGCCATCGAGGTGCAGGGGGACCAGCAGGCCTGGTTTG GTTTTGCTGGTACACCAGGGTACCTGTCCCCTGAGGTCTTGAGGAAGGAGGCATATGGTAAACCTGTGGACATCTGGGCCTGTG GGGTGATCCTGTACATCCTGCTGGTGGGTTACCCTCCTTTCTGGGACGAGGACCAGCACAAGCTGTACCAGCAGATCAAGGCCGGAGCCTACGAT TTCCCTTCTCCAGAATGGGACACGGTAACCCCGGAGGCCAAAAACCTGATCAACCAGATGCTGACCATCAACCCAGCCAGAAGGATCACCGCCCAGGAAGCCCTCAAGCACCCGTGGGTCTGC CAACGCTCCACGGTGGCTTCCATGATGCACAGACAGGAGACAGTGGAGTGCCTGAAGAAGTTCAATGCCAGGAGGAAACTCAAG GGAGCCATCCTCACCACCATGCTGGTCTCTCGGAATTTCTCCG TGGGCAGCCGGCAGACCACCGCTCCGGCCTCTGCGCTTCCGGTCTCTGTCAGCGCCGGTACCACAGCGGGTACCGCCGCGGGGTTGGTGGAACAAG CAGCCAAGACTTTGCTGAACAAGAAGGCCGACGTGAAG AAACGCAAGTCCAGCTCGACTGTGCAGTATATG GAATCATCGGACAGCAGCAACACCACTGTGGAAGATGAAGATGTGAAAG CCCGCAAACAGGAAATCATCAAGATCACCGAGCAGCTCATCGAGGCCATCAACAATGGAGATTTCGACGCTTACGC TAAAATCTGCGACCCGGGCTTGACTTCCTTTGAACCGGAGGCACTGGGCAATTTGGTGGAAGGGATGGACTTCCACAGGTTCTACTTTGACAACC tgctGTCAAAAAACGACAAGCCGATCCATACCACCATCCTGAACCCTCACGTGCACCTGATCGGCGAAGATGCCGCCTGCATCGCGTACATTCGCCTCACGCAGTTTGTGGACGGGCAGGGCCGGCCGCAATCCAGTCAGTCTGAGGAGACCCGAGTGTGGCACCGCAGGGAGGCCAAGTGGCAGAACATACACTTCCACTGCTCCGGAGCACCAGCCGCCCCGCTGCAGTAG
- the camk2b1 gene encoding calcium/calmodulin-dependent protein kinase (CaM kinase) II beta 1 isoform X6, which translates to MATTTCTRFTDEYQLYEELGKGAFSVVRRCVKLCTGQEYAAKIINTKKLSARDHQKLEREARICRLLKHPNIVRLHDSISEEGFHYLLFDLVTGGELFEDIVAREYYSEADASHCIQQILEAVLHCHQMGVVHRDLKPENLLLASKCKNAAVKLADFGLAIEVQGDQQAWFGFAGTPGYLSPEVLRKEAYGKPVDIWACGVILYILLVGYPPFWDEDQHKLYQQIKAGAYDFPSPEWDTVTPEAKNLINQMLTINPARRITAQEALKHPWVCQRSTVASMMHRQETVECLKKFNARRKLKGAILTTMLVSRNFSAAKTLLNKKADVKKRKSSSTVQYMPQTNSKNSIVTSPKGNIPSPALEPQTTVIHNPVDGTKESSDSSNTTVEDEDVKARKQEIIKITEQLIEAINNGDFDAYAKICDPGLTSFEPEALGNLVEGMDFHRFYFDNLLSKNDKPIHTTILNPHVHLIGEDAACIAYIRLTQFVDGQGRPQSSQSEETRVWHRREAKWQNIHFHCSGAPAAPLQ; encoded by the exons ATGGCTACGACAACCTGTACAAGATTCACGGACGAGTATCAACTCTATGAGGAGCTTGGCAA gGGCGCCTTTTCAGTGGTGCGTCGTTGCGTGAAGCTATGCACGGGACAGGAGTATGCGGCCAAAATCATCAACACCAAAAAGTTATCGGCCAGAG ATCACCAGAAGTTGGAACGAGAGGCTCGCATCTGTCGCCTGCTCAAACATCCCAACATCG TTCGTCTTCATGACAGCATATCAGAGGAGGGCTTCCACTATCTGCTCTTTGACTT GGTGACCGGAGGTGAATTGTTTGAAGACATCGTTGCCCGAGAATACTACAGTGAGGCCGACGCCAG CCACTGCATCCAGCAGATCCTGGAGGCCGTGCTTCACTGCCATCAAATGGGGGTTGTTCACCGAGATCTGAAG CCAGAGAACCTGCTCCTGGCCAGCAAATGCAAGAACGCGGCGGTGAAGCTGGCTGACTTTGGCCTGGCCATCGAGGTGCAGGGGGACCAGCAGGCCTGGTTTG GTTTTGCTGGTACACCAGGGTACCTGTCCCCTGAGGTCTTGAGGAAGGAGGCATATGGTAAACCTGTGGACATCTGGGCCTGTG GGGTGATCCTGTACATCCTGCTGGTGGGTTACCCTCCTTTCTGGGACGAGGACCAGCACAAGCTGTACCAGCAGATCAAGGCCGGAGCCTACGAT TTCCCTTCTCCAGAATGGGACACGGTAACCCCGGAGGCCAAAAACCTGATCAACCAGATGCTGACCATCAACCCAGCCAGAAGGATCACCGCCCAGGAAGCCCTCAAGCACCCGTGGGTCTGC CAACGCTCCACGGTGGCTTCCATGATGCACAGACAGGAGACAGTGGAGTGCCTGAAGAAGTTCAATGCCAGGAGGAAACTCAAG GGAGCCATCCTCACCACCATGCTGGTCTCTCGGAATTTCTCCG CAGCCAAGACTTTGCTGAACAAGAAGGCCGACGTGAAG AAACGCAAGTCCAGCTCGACTGTGCAGTATATG CCTCAGACAAACAGCAAAAACAGCATAGTCACCAGCCCCAAGGGAAACATCCCTTCACCTGCTCTG GAGCCCCAGACCACCGTCATCCATAACCCGGTGGACGGGACTAAG GAATCATCGGACAGCAGCAACACCACTGTGGAAGATGAAGATGTGAAAG CCCGCAAACAGGAAATCATCAAGATCACCGAGCAGCTCATCGAGGCCATCAACAATGGAGATTTCGACGCTTACGC TAAAATCTGCGACCCGGGCTTGACTTCCTTTGAACCGGAGGCACTGGGCAATTTGGTGGAAGGGATGGACTTCCACAGGTTCTACTTTGACAACC tgctGTCAAAAAACGACAAGCCGATCCATACCACCATCCTGAACCCTCACGTGCACCTGATCGGCGAAGATGCCGCCTGCATCGCGTACATTCGCCTCACGCAGTTTGTGGACGGGCAGGGCCGGCCGCAATCCAGTCAGTCTGAGGAGACCCGAGTGTGGCACCGCAGGGAGGCCAAGTGGCAGAACATACACTTCCACTGCTCCGGAGCACCAGCCGCCCCGCTGCAGTAG
- the camk2b1 gene encoding calcium/calmodulin-dependent protein kinase (CaM kinase) II beta 1 isoform X12 translates to MATTTCTRFTDEYQLYEELGKGAFSVVRRCVKLCTGQEYAAKIINTKKLSARDHQKLEREARICRLLKHPNIVRLHDSISEEGFHYLLFDLVTGGELFEDIVAREYYSEADASHCIQQILEAVLHCHQMGVVHRDLKPENLLLASKCKNAAVKLADFGLAIEVQGDQQAWFGFAGTPGYLSPEVLRKEAYGKPVDIWACGVILYILLVGYPPFWDEDQHKLYQQIKAGAYDFPSPEWDTVTPEAKNLINQMLTINPARRITAQEALKHPWVCQRSTVASMMHRQETVECLKKFNARRKLKGAILTTMLVSRNFSAAKTLLNKKADVKPQTNSKNSIVTSPKGNIPSPALESSDSSNTTVEDEDVKARKQEIIKITEQLIEAINNGDFDAYAKICDPGLTSFEPEALGNLVEGMDFHRFYFDNLLSKNDKPIHTTILNPHVHLIGEDAACIAYIRLTQFVDGQGRPQSSQSEETRVWHRREAKWQNIHFHCSGAPAAPLQ, encoded by the exons ATGGCTACGACAACCTGTACAAGATTCACGGACGAGTATCAACTCTATGAGGAGCTTGGCAA gGGCGCCTTTTCAGTGGTGCGTCGTTGCGTGAAGCTATGCACGGGACAGGAGTATGCGGCCAAAATCATCAACACCAAAAAGTTATCGGCCAGAG ATCACCAGAAGTTGGAACGAGAGGCTCGCATCTGTCGCCTGCTCAAACATCCCAACATCG TTCGTCTTCATGACAGCATATCAGAGGAGGGCTTCCACTATCTGCTCTTTGACTT GGTGACCGGAGGTGAATTGTTTGAAGACATCGTTGCCCGAGAATACTACAGTGAGGCCGACGCCAG CCACTGCATCCAGCAGATCCTGGAGGCCGTGCTTCACTGCCATCAAATGGGGGTTGTTCACCGAGATCTGAAG CCAGAGAACCTGCTCCTGGCCAGCAAATGCAAGAACGCGGCGGTGAAGCTGGCTGACTTTGGCCTGGCCATCGAGGTGCAGGGGGACCAGCAGGCCTGGTTTG GTTTTGCTGGTACACCAGGGTACCTGTCCCCTGAGGTCTTGAGGAAGGAGGCATATGGTAAACCTGTGGACATCTGGGCCTGTG GGGTGATCCTGTACATCCTGCTGGTGGGTTACCCTCCTTTCTGGGACGAGGACCAGCACAAGCTGTACCAGCAGATCAAGGCCGGAGCCTACGAT TTCCCTTCTCCAGAATGGGACACGGTAACCCCGGAGGCCAAAAACCTGATCAACCAGATGCTGACCATCAACCCAGCCAGAAGGATCACCGCCCAGGAAGCCCTCAAGCACCCGTGGGTCTGC CAACGCTCCACGGTGGCTTCCATGATGCACAGACAGGAGACAGTGGAGTGCCTGAAGAAGTTCAATGCCAGGAGGAAACTCAAG GGAGCCATCCTCACCACCATGCTGGTCTCTCGGAATTTCTCCG CAGCCAAGACTTTGCTGAACAAGAAGGCCGACGTGAAG CCTCAGACAAACAGCAAAAACAGCATAGTCACCAGCCCCAAGGGAAACATCCCTTCACCTGCTCTG GAATCATCGGACAGCAGCAACACCACTGTGGAAGATGAAGATGTGAAAG CCCGCAAACAGGAAATCATCAAGATCACCGAGCAGCTCATCGAGGCCATCAACAATGGAGATTTCGACGCTTACGC TAAAATCTGCGACCCGGGCTTGACTTCCTTTGAACCGGAGGCACTGGGCAATTTGGTGGAAGGGATGGACTTCCACAGGTTCTACTTTGACAACC tgctGTCAAAAAACGACAAGCCGATCCATACCACCATCCTGAACCCTCACGTGCACCTGATCGGCGAAGATGCCGCCTGCATCGCGTACATTCGCCTCACGCAGTTTGTGGACGGGCAGGGCCGGCCGCAATCCAGTCAGTCTGAGGAGACCCGAGTGTGGCACCGCAGGGAGGCCAAGTGGCAGAACATACACTTCCACTGCTCCGGAGCACCAGCCGCCCCGCTGCAGTAG